The following are encoded together in the Phragmites australis chromosome 19, lpPhrAust1.1, whole genome shotgun sequence genome:
- the LOC133900541 gene encoding UDP-rhamnose/UDP-galactose transporter 5-like, translated as MTSLKKSDKKAVLDFAAWSFNVTTSVGIIMVNKALMATYGFSFATTLTGLHFVTTTLMTIVFRWLGLSQPSHLPLSDLIKFVIFSNLSIVGMNVSLMWNSVGFYQIAKLCMIPASCLLEVVFDHVHYSRDTKLSIMVVLIGVAVCTVTDVSVNARGLIAAVIAVWSTALQQYYVHFLQRKYSLNSFNLLGHTAPAQAGSLLLVGPFVDFLLTGKRVDHFNFSSLALFFLTLSCFIAIGVNLSQFICIGRFSAVSFQVLGHMKTVLVLSLGFIFFGKEGLNLQVVLGMILAILGMIWYGNASAKPGGKERRSVLPVRSASLKGNSEEKIGAEK; from the exons ATGACTTCTCTAAAGAAATCTGACAAGAAAGCTGTCCTAGATTTTGCAGCATGGAGTTTCAATGTTACTACTTCTGTTGGAATCATCATGGTCAACAAAGCTCTAATGGCTACATATGGATTTAGTTTTG CCACAACATTAACTGGGCTTCATTTTGTGACAACCACCTTGATGACTATCGTATTTCGGTGGTTAGGCCTGAGCCAGCCCTCCCACTTACCGCTGTCGGATCTGATTAAATTTGTGATCTTTTCAAATTTGTCAATTGTTGGGATGAACGTGAGCTTAATGTGGAACTCTGTGGGTTTTTATCAG ATAGCAAAGTTATGCATGATACCTGCATCATGTCTTCTGGAGGTTGTCTTTGATCATGTACATTATTCCCGGGACACAAAGCTGAGCATAATGGTTGTGCTTATAGGTGTTGCAGTCTGTACGGTTACTGATGTCAGTGTGAATGCAAGAGGTTTAATTGCGGCTGTTATAGCTGTTTGGAGCACAGCTTTGCAACAATAC TACGTTCATTTTCTCCAAAGGAAGTACTCACTGAACTCATTCAATCTCCTGGGCCACACTGCTCCAGCCCAAGCAGGATCCCTCTTGCTAGTGGGTCCATTCGTAGATTTCTTGTTGACAGGCAAAAGGGTGGATCACTTCAATTTCTCATCTCTTGCTCTG TTTTTCCTCACACTCTCATGCTTCATTGCCATTGGCGTTAATCTGAGCCAATTCATCTGCATTGGGCGGTTTTCTGCTGTATCCTTCCAAGTCCTGGGCCACATGAAGACTGTGCTTGTTCTGTCCCTTGGGTTTATCTTCTTTGGCAAGGAGGGTTTGAATCTTCAAGTAGTCCTCGGGATGATCCTCGCTATTCTTGGAATGATATGGTATGGGAACGCATCAGCTAAACCAGGTGGCAAAGAGCGGCGTAGTGTCCTGCCAGTGAGGTCTGCGAGTCTCAAGGGaaattcagaagaaaaaattgGTGCCGAGAAATAG
- the LOC133900310 gene encoding LOW QUALITY PROTEIN: histone-lysine N-methyltransferase, H3 lysine-9 specific SUVH3-like (The sequence of the model RefSeq protein was modified relative to this genomic sequence to represent the inferred CDS: inserted 3 bases in 2 codons), whose protein sequence is MAGIDYISAKHVGRDETAAVSIISSGGYENDDHDTDVLVYTGQGGNSRHKEKLERGNLALMNSIKMKNLIRVVRSAQDPFCNSGKIYIYDGLYHIEDSWMDTAKNGFSVFKYKLRMEAGQPDGISVWKMTETXKENPATRNKVILLDLSSNIENLPVCLVNDVDDENGPSYFNYVTGAMYLRPLSKTKPLQSCNCHSVFLPGNAYCSCAQLNGGDLPFTSSGLLVKYIPMIYECSSNCQCSQHCRNRITQKGISLNFEVFCTGDRGWGVRSWDPICAGTFICEYAGEVIDETNMNMDDEEDEYTFHTSWPSDKVLRWNXVTSESLKKLPIVISAKKSGNVARFLNHSCSPNLLWQPIQYDHGDGSYPHIMFFAMKHIPPMITVQEELLLALRENFQMLANSSHAYAALPIA, encoded by the exons ATGGCTGGTATTGATTACATTTCTGCTAAGCATGTTGGAAGAGATGAGACTGCAGCCGTTAGCATTATCTCATCTGGTGGTTATGAGAATGATGACCATGACACAGATGTTTTGGTGTACACAGGCCAGGGAGGCAATAGTCGGCACAAGGAGAAGCTTGAAAGGGGTAACCTTGCTCTCATGAACAGCATCAAAATGAAAAACCTGATCCGTGTTGTGCGCAGCGCACAGGACCCCTTCTGTAACTCCGGGAAAATTTACATTTATGATGGGCTCTATCACATTGAAGATTCTTGGATGGACACAGCAAAGAATGGTTTTAGTGTTTTTAAGTACAAGCTGAGAATGGAAGCAGGGCAGCCAGATGGAATTTCAGTTTGGAAGATGACAGAAAC GAAAGAAAATCCTGCCACAAGAAACAAGGTTATACTTCTGGATTTATCATCAAACATTGAGAACCTACCTGTATGCCTTGTtaatgatgttgatgatgagaaCGGACCAAGCTACTTCAACTATGTTACTGGAGCGATGTATTTGCGACCGCTTAGCAAGACTAAACCATTACAGAGTTGCAATTGCCATAGTGTGTTCTTGCCTGGCAACGCATATTGTTCATGCGCACAACTGAATGGTGGTGATCTTCCTTTTACCTCATCAGGATTGCTTGTGAAATACATTCCGATGATTTACGAATGCTCTTCTAATTGTCAGTGTTCTCAACATTGCCGAAACAGGATCACACAGAAGGGTATCAGTCTGAACTTTGAGGTCTTTTGTACTGGGGACCGTGGATGGGGTGTCCGGTCTTGGGACCCGATCTGTGCTGGCACATTCATTTGTGAGTATGCTGGCGAAGTCATTGATGAAACAAATATGAACATGGACGACGAGGAAGATGAATATACCTTTCACACATCATGGCCCAGTGATAAGGTTTTAAGATGGA CTGTCACAAGTGAGAGCTTAAAGAAATTACCTATCGTCATAAGTGCAAAAAAATCAGGCAATGTGGCTCGTTTTCTGAACCATAGCTGTTCCCCCAATCTCCTTTGGCAGCCCATACAGTATGACCATGGCGATGGCAGTTACCCACATATCATGTTTTTTGCAATGAAACATATTCCTCCCATGATTACGGTACAAGAGGAGCTCCTCCTGGCATTAAGGGAAAATTTCCAAATGCTTGCAAACTCAAGCCATGCGTATGCGGCTCTACCAATTGCCTAG
- the LOC133899986 gene encoding mitochondrial import inner membrane translocase subunit TIM8-like: protein MDASALNNPRLQKLIEEERTKALTNELVAKLTDVCWDKCITGSIGSSFSKSEASCLSNCAKRFAELKMLTMQKLTSSSR from the exons ATGGATGCTTCGGCCCTCAACAACCCGCGGCTGCAGAAGCTCATTGAG GAGGAGAGAACGAAGGCCCTCACAAACGAGCTTGTGGCGAAGCTCACTGACGTTTGTTGGGACAAATGCATCACTGGGAGCATCGGAAGCAGCTTCAGCAAGAGCGAAGCCTCGTGCCTCTCCAACTGCGCAAAACGCTTCGCCGAACTGAAGATGCTGACCATGCAAAAATTGACCAGCAGCAGTAGATAA